The genomic window CGTGAACAGCTCCAGGTCTacatcttcgtcttcgcGTTGCTGATCGGCTGTGAAAGGCCACGGGCCAGACTTGATAAATGTGGCGGCTGTTGTTGCAAAAAGTTACCTGTCACAAGCCTTTGCCTTGTTGCTTCCCGCACGTGCTCACTTGGAGCTTGGGATTGCAAACTCACATCCATGTTGACGCTGACGGGGTCTTCTATTTCAATGATTCAACCTATGATAATGATCATCATTGCGTGACAGATTGATCAGGGTTGATCACATTATTAGTATCTACAGAGTTATGGTACATCTACAGGCCAGGGTTTTTGGCAAGAAAGCTGTCCTTATAAGGCACTGGGATTCTACATTCGACAATTCGGCCATTCTCCTCTGACAGTCCTCGATTTTCTTTTGCTATGACGGCTTCCCTTCGCCGGCATCTGGGCTTTATGCAAACACCTTGAGGCTTCAAGGTCCGCTTCTAATCAATCACGAGGCTCAACATGACTGCAAGCATGTACTTTGCGGACCGTTGATTCAGCGTGGCGTCAACAAAATTTCCCCATTGTTTATCCTGTTCACACATTTCGAACGACCGTTCTATGACGTCTTCTGTATGTAGTTCCCGGACACTTCGCCCGCCACCACGTCAAATGCAACCCCCCCAACAATAACGGTCTCGGACGCCAACGGCCATGAGTTCTTCGTCATTTCAGGCCATGTTGAATTTCCTGCTGTACATGAAATGTTACAAATTCGACAGCTCCTCGCTCGGGAAATTACCTAGGTATCTACTGCGTTGAGCGGGAAAAGTGCATACGAGTAGAGCCAATGACCAGTGTGAGAGTCATGATTAGATTTGACAACACATTATGAGATCGCCAATCCATTCACATCTCCCATTACTACTTCCTCCCTGTGGGGTACATACATCTTCTTACAAAACTTGGAAATGATGTAACTGGCTGTTTGGGGGCTGCTTTGACCAGTAAGCAGTTTGGCTACGTGAGGGTGTTGTCCGCCAGCGActcttggtgatgatgcgtcATGATGTCATGTAAGAAGACGGCTAGTcgctatatatatatctcgGAGGCCTTTCAAGATATCATAGGTTGTATATCATTCTTCGCGGGTATTGAATGAAACATAATATCGGCAAGTTTCAAACATACTGTATTCTTATTTCTAATCCATACGGCCACAATGTCTTCGGTCCAAACTCGCAGTGGAGGGTCTAGTGCAGGCACCAAGGTAATATCATGGACGAGCCGAACAGGATCCTCCCCTTTGACTCACTTAAGCTAATAGCTCAGGTTAACGCTGGGGAAAATGCCCCCGTCACGCGTGAATCGGCCGGCGACGTTCAAACCGATTCCCTAGCAGCAGAATCATACAGAGCCGATGGCGAATTCGCCAAAAACCGCAATGCTGAGCCCGGCGATGTTTCCTCCAGAGCCATTCCTCGCTCCCATGCGGATGACTCTACTGCCGAATCCGCGCCGTCATGTGTCAGCAGCCAACACGTTTCGGACAAGGGCGGCTCGCATGGCAAGAATCTGAAGGGAGGTGGTTTTGATAACCAAGATGTACAAGATGGTGTCCAGAAAGCATTCGCATCCGAGCCCGGTTCCATCAACGATCCAGGCAGACTTGCAGAAGCCAAGTTTGAGCAGAGTGAAGCAGCAAATCCGCGAGTGGCAACTAATAGGGATGTTGATTTGAAAACTGGAACGGCATATGACGGGCTAGATCCAGACGTGGACGCCTAGTCTACTGACTGCATGTATACTTTAATCGTTTCGATGTTTTTTCGTGTACCGCATAGGGGGAAAACGCCATTGTTTTCTTTGTTCCTTCCAGTGGTACCCATTACAGTGATACAAAGCCATATCTAAATGCACATGGCTTAATCTGCTGCCTGGCGCCATGGCACCGCACGATGCCACCTTGGGCGATTGAATTTATGCGAAAATGCAGCTTCTAGGCATCAGCTTTAGCAAATAAATCTATTTAGCTCCGCAAGGGGGGGAGACGTATTCGGCATTTCGTGCGTTCTGTACAATATGGAATTATCGCAGCTGAGAGAGCATTGATGTGATATGACGGGCATTGCGGTGAGATCTGCTGCACAGGACTATATGGGACATACCATGCAGTAAGGCTCTCCAACCCAACGATTgaaaaaaagcaaaggaCGGCAGTACTCACTAGGATGCAGTTGTGACTTTCTGTCGCTGATGAGACACACTTGCATCTGTCGAACTCAGAACcgcaaagaaaaaacaagCCAACGCACCCCAGAGGACATGGACACTCAAAGACGAGGCATCATTGCCGACAAGTCGACAGATCCATCCGTATACCGGTCGAGACCACAGAATTCAGAAAGCTCAGCTTTGGTGCATTCAAACGGCCGTTGTTCTAGACATCTGTCGAGAACCTTGACGTCCTTGCCATATCCTGGTTACGTCGAGGGCGCGGAGGAGTTGGCGAGACGCACGCTGGGAGAGGCACAGCCTCAGGTGGTTCCAGCGGAACTTATCATGAGGAGGCTACAAGAATGAGAGACGCTGTGCGCCAAAGGCACTTTGTTCATTTGCTCGTTGCGAGTCTGGAAATTGTGGAAGTTATCTGTTTGGAATTGACAGTAACCAAATTGGAAAGTGGCCCTGGGCATCAAATTCGACGTTTGCGGCTGTCTACTACAAACCAGTTCTATACCCGTCACGACCTACTGATTTAGATAAAAATAATAGAATGATTGCTTGTGTACTTTCCAAATTCTACAGTCCTGCAGATTCGGGTGCTTGAATTGGAACCACCCCAGCGACCATGCACAGTCGCTGTAGGGTAGCGAGCCTAATAGGGTGGCAAAATTTTTTATCAAATCTTATCGGGCAAGAACGGAAGGCACAACATGACGTCAAGCCGTCGTAACTGCCGCCCACCAAAAATTTATCAGTCGTGGTACACAAAAAGGTGCAGCCGTAAATACAACCAGAAATACGAACTGCTGGAATGACTGCTCCATTGAGCCTTGCACTGCAATAAAGTCGCACAGAAAATAGCATgcctctactccgtagtcccTGCCCCTTTGAAACAAACTTCCGCCCCAGTGGCGATGCCGAAGGAATTTTGTGTGCCCTGGCTTAGTTAATGCCTTAGTTTGATGCCTGACATGTATCATTAGAGTCAGAGTCTGTCTTATCGAACCAAAAAATTCTGGCTGCGCCCCACCATCCAAAAATCCACCCCGCCTCCATTATCTTTTTCGACGGCTTTTGCCAGCGGAACCTACGACTTGGGAGTGCAACACTTGTCTTGCCGCTTGGCTCaacccttttctttttctcttcttcatccgGAACAGACTCACACTTATTTCCTAGTCGAGCATTTGTGTTACTGTGCCCAAGTAACGCACGACGACATACGGCATTCGGTTTCGTGACGTTCCTTTGAACCCGACAACCGTCCCCTCGCTGTTCTAAATTTTTGTTCACCGTTCTTTGTCGTTGTTTTCTAATCGAACCGCCGAAATGCCTCCTTCCGCTTCCAAGGAAAAGAGActcgccaagaaggctgCCGAGGGCAAAACCAAGGCCGGAAAGGGagccaaggcaaaggccaaggagccCGAGCTCGATGCCAACGGCAATGTTATCCGGGACGACGCCCCCGCCACTTCTGGAGAGAAGCTTGACGAGGTGAAGCGCCTCGCTGAGCAGATGGACAAGCACGGTATCTCGGATCGAGTCACCACCGGTGTTTTGTCATCGACCCATGCCAGCAAGGACGTCAAAATAACCAGCACCAGCTTGGTGTTCCACGGCCGCGTCCTCATCACCGACTCGACCCTGGAATTGTCCTTTGGCCGCCGATACGGTCTCCTCGGTGAAAATGGTTGCGGAAAGAGTACACTCCTCAAGGCCATTGCTGCCCGAGAATTCCCCATTCCCGAGCACATTGACATCTATCTTCTGAACGAAGGCGCTCCTCCCAGCGATCTCGGCGCTCTGGAATGGGTTGTCAAGGAGGCCGAGATGGAACTGGAGCGTCTCGACAAGCTTGCCGagaagctcctcgaggacgaAGGCCCCGAAAGCCCCGTTCTTATTGACCTTTACGATGTATGGATCCTTTAAACCTGTGCCTCATTAGCAGGCTGCTAACATATTTGCTCCTACAGCACATGGATAAGATGGACCCCTCGACCTTTGCCACTCGTGCCTCACTCATCCTCACTGGTCTCGGATTCAACAAAAAGACCATCCAcaagaagaccaaggacatgtctggtggttggAGAATGCGAGTTGCTCTTGCCAAGGCCCTGTTCGTGAAGCCTTCGCTGTTGCTGCTTGACGACCCTACCGCTCACTTGGACCTCGAGGCCTGCGTGTGGCTCGAAGAGTACCTCAAGAAGTGGGATCGTACCCTCGTTCTTGTTTCCCACTCAATGGACTTCCTCAACGGCGTGTGCAGCAACATGATTGATATGCGTGACAGACTCCTCCAGTACTATGGTGGTAACTACGACTCTTACCACAAGACACGTGCCGAGAATGAGACGAACCAGATGAAGGCCTACACCAAGCAGCAGGAAGAAATTGCCCACATCAAAAAGTTCATTGCCAGTGCAGGTACATACGCCAACTTGGTCAGGCAAGCCAAGTCGCGACAGAAGattctggacaagatggaggcCGACGGTTTCATTCAGCCCGTCACTCCCGACAAGGTCTTCACTTTCCGATTCGCTGACGTCGACAAGCTACCCCCTCCTGTCTTGTCCTTTGACAATGTCACCTTCTCTTACTCTGGAGACCCAGCTGATGACCTGTATCGCAACCTGGACCTTGGTTTCGACATGGACTCCCGAACTGCCCTTGTCGGCCCCAACGGTGTTGGCAAGTCTACTTTGCTGCGTCTCATGACTGGCAAGCTTTCCCCCACCGGAGGTTCCGTCACTCGCCACACCCACTTGAAGCTCGGACTTTACTCCCAGCACAGTGCTGAGCAGCTGGATCTCACCAAGTCGGCGCTCGACTTTGTACGAGACAAGTACAAGGAGAAGTCCCAGGATTACCAGTTCTGGCGTCAGCAGCTTGGCCGATATGGTTTGACTGGCGAGTCGCAGACTGCTCTGATGGGCACTCTCTCCGAAGGTCAGAAGAGCAGAATCGTTTTTGCCCTGCTGGCCATTGACGGGCCCAACATGCTTCTGCTTGACGAGCCTACCAACGGTCTTGATATCCCCACTATTGACAGTCTGGCTGATGCCATCAACGCCTTTAgcggtggtgttgttgtcgtCTCCCACGACTTCCGGTATGTGCCAATGCCAACTTCATTTTGACAAAGGTTCGATGACTAACTGTTGCAATAGACTTTtggacaagattgccaaGCAAATTCTTGTGTGCGAAAACCAGACCATTCAGGTATGGGACGGCACAATTGGCGATTACAAGAACTATCTGCGCAAGAAGATGATTTCAGCTGGTGCTGTGTAATTGGGTTTAGTTTCTTTGAGAATGGAAATAAGATTGAATACTTGGGCATAGACGGTATGACGAAAATGGCATGACGGGGTTTGCGACGGCATGATATATAgcggcgggcggcgtcgtcatcagGAATGACGTGAACCAGGAAACGCCGCATTGACGCTGAGGCATGGCCGCGATACCCTTTTAGATGTGAGTTGCATGCATTCATGACCAGATGCTTGTGTTACGGGATAGACTTGGCACATTTCTCATTTGTCccccctttctttttttttggaggaGTTGTAGCTCCAACGCTCTGCACAAATAGCAGACGTCTACATAAAAGAACTTGTTGCATACGTAATTACTGCGCAAACATGTGACTTGCACAAATATCTGCGTGAATTTTGACATTTGTCTCTGTGAGAGGAGTACACCAGAAACCCTGAAGACGAGATGTTGAGATTCCCATAAGGCTTCACAAACAGCAGCCTCCCTTGCAGCGAGGACCAATAACAATGGAGGCGAACATTTGTGCTTGACCTTCAGCGTTGGGCCAAGTGGACTTCGCGTGTTTTAGGGAAAAGTGGACCGTGACCAAAAAGACGGTGGTGATTGGATTCCAGGCGgtccccccccttctctaTTTGGAGCTTCTTGAAAACACCACAACATGGCCTGCTTACTGCTTACTGCACGAGTTTTGGGTTACATGGCAGGCGCGGCTGCCACAATCCTTGCACGGTTGCTGGCCAGGCGGGTTTGCCGGCATGAACAATGCTGACGGCAACGCAAGGCCCAACCTTGCCGGACTGCTGAGTTCTCGAGTCAAGAAGCATCACGCCCTTCCCCCTTTCCAACTTGGGTCAACTACCCGGACGGAGCACACGTTTCCCTCCAAGTACTTTAAATCAATGGAGCTGATTTGCACCGTGGCTCACCGAAGCCTTGAAATGCGGAGGGCGGGAAGAAAGCTGACTGCAGGCGCTGCGATTTGGGGCTGAAAGGGGACACGGAGCGATTGATGCTTTTCGGTCCCACGGCATGGGCGGCTGCTGTACGCCGCTGGCAGCACTTGGGTCGCCAAGTTTGCTCCCCGACCAACATTTAAAGTGTCAAGGTGATTTCTTGTTGGAGGGGGGGCGAGATGTCAAcgcctttcaatgttgtgtttGATCAAGGCCGCGTGCGCTTGCGTCTTGGTGCAGGACGTGACACTAGGCCGTTGGGTGCGATTCTTCACCACCGGGCCAGCAGCCTGTACCAACAGAGACTCGGTACTACTGATAAAGTCAAGTACTAGCATCATTACCTGCTGCTTGGCTTGTTGACTTGACTCTTTTGATCTCGTTGGGTTTGGGCCAGATGTCCAGTGGTTTTTGTCCTGACAGCCACGCCTCGGGTTGGGTGGGTGCTTGGAGGTACCTTGTACCTGGcgacttggccttgggtgACGCCAGACTTCAGCACTGGCACGGCACAccgttgacggcggcgtTCCCTCTGGGCGGTACCTGCCTTGCCCTGCGCTTGCCTCGtggtactactagtagtagtagtagtacctCTGTGGACGTGGACCAAAAGTAGCTCCCGCTGACAGATTCCGCATACGTGCATGTCAGAGCCGAGGGCGACTGCTCATTGGCTGCAGGCTATTTCCCGGGTGGTCCCCGGCGATGTCTCTGACAAGTTTAGAAGATAGCGTGGTGTTTATAAATGGCCGGCATGGCCGTCGTTGGCGAGGCATTTCACCGCGGCCGGCG from Metarhizium brunneum chromosome 2, complete sequence includes these protein-coding regions:
- the ARB1 gene encoding ABC transporter ATP-binding protein ARB1, which encodes MPPSASKEKRLAKKAAEGKTKAGKGAKAKAKEPELDANGNVIRDDAPATSGEKLDEVKRLAEQMDKHGISDRVTTGVLSSTHASKDVKITSTSLVFHGRVLITDSTLELSFGRRYGLLGENGCGKSTLLKAIAAREFPIPEHIDIYLLNEGAPPSDLGALEWVVKEAEMELERLDKLAEKLLEDEGPESPVLIDLYDHMDKMDPSTFATRASLILTGLGFNKKTIHKKTKDMSGGWRMRVALAKALFVKPSLLLLDDPTAHLDLEACVWLEEYLKKWDRTLVLVSHSMDFLNGVCSNMIDMRDRLLQYYGGNYDSYHKTRAENETNQMKAYTKQQEEIAHIKKFIASAGTYANLVRQAKSRQKILDKMEADGFIQPVTPDKVFTFRFADVDKLPPPVLSFDNVTFSYSGDPADDLYRNLDLGFDMDSRTALVGPNGVGKSTLLRLMTGKLSPTGGSVTRHTHLKLGLYSQHSAEQLDLTKSALDFVRDKYKEKSQDYQFWRQQLGRYGLTGESQTALMGTLSEGQKSRIVFALLAIDGPNMLLLDEPTNGLDIPTIDSLADAINAFSGGVVVVSHDFRLLDKIAKQILVCENQTIQVWDGTIGDYKNYLRKKMISAGAV